In the genome of uncultured Pseudodesulfovibrio sp., one region contains:
- a CDS encoding transporter substrate-binding domain-containing protein has protein sequence MRIVMGSLLALLVILCVPTAGLCGGLTFYTANVPPYTYTDESGRFTGLSVDLDRAILDMAGMPVNDADIRHINWARAYQTVLTTPNTALFSLARTPVREGLFKWVGPLAVIPIGLIARKSSKLTVDRNTDLSRYRIAVVRGSAPSDEVQRLYGLSSSQLAKVSNAASQIRMLEAGRVDMIAQSEILAFTVIQELGFDLEEYEMVHVLVRDDLYMALNRDVDDKVVDKLQSCLDTLRKTEANGKSRYCEIVGKYSLDGRLDLSAR, from the coding sequence ATGCGTATAGTAATGGGGTCATTGCTGGCTCTGCTCGTCATCCTTTGCGTCCCGACCGCCGGTCTGTGCGGTGGGCTGACTTTTTATACCGCCAACGTGCCGCCCTATACCTATACGGACGAGAGCGGCAGATTTACCGGTTTGTCAGTCGACCTTGACCGGGCCATTCTGGATATGGCGGGAATGCCCGTGAACGACGCCGATATTCGGCACATAAACTGGGCCAGGGCCTACCAGACGGTCCTGACCACCCCGAACACGGCCCTCTTCAGCCTGGCGCGTACACCGGTGCGTGAAGGGCTTTTCAAATGGGTCGGGCCGCTGGCCGTTATCCCCATAGGGTTGATCGCCAGGAAATCCTCCAAACTGACCGTGGACAGGAATACGGATTTGTCCCGCTACAGAATCGCCGTCGTGCGAGGGTCGGCCCCGTCTGATGAGGTCCAGCGTTTATATGGCCTGTCTTCGTCCCAATTGGCCAAGGTATCCAACGCCGCCTCACAGATTCGCATGCTTGAGGCGGGACGGGTGGACATGATCGCTCAGTCCGAAATTCTGGCCTTCACGGTCATACAGGAACTCGGGTTTGATCTGGAAGAATACGAGATGGTTCATGTCCTGGTCAGGGACGATCTCTATATGGCGCTGAATCGGGACGTAGATGATAAGGTGGTCGACAAGCTGCAATCCTGCCTCGATACGTTGCGGAAGACGGAGGCCAACGGGAAAAGCCGCTATTGCGAAATCGTGGGTAAATATTCCCTG